Proteins from one Methanococcus maripaludis C5 genomic window:
- a CDS encoding NifB/NifX family molybdenum-iron cluster-binding protein has product MKLCITSTGNTLESTFEQRFGRSPYFIIYDTESKEFDVIENKNGESAHGAGIGSAQLVISYNINAVISGNMGPNAKQVLDGENIKTYKGTGSTVLENIQLFEKNELSEITKPGQAHQGM; this is encoded by the coding sequence ATGAAACTCTGTATTACTAGTACTGGAAATACATTAGAAAGCACTTTCGAACAAAGATTTGGTAGAAGCCCATATTTCATAATCTACGATACCGAATCAAAAGAATTCGACGTAATTGAAAATAAAAACGGTGAATCTGCTCATGGAGCAGGTATTGGATCTGCACAATTGGTAATTTCATACAATATCAATGCAGTAATTAGCGGCAATATGGGCCCAAATGCAAAACAAGTTTTAGATGGCGAAAATATTAAAACTTACAAAGGAACTGGAAGTACCGTTCTTGAAAATATCCAATTATTTGAAAAAAATGAATTATCTGAAATAACAAAGCCTGGACAAGCACACCAAGGCATGTAA
- a CDS encoding P-loop NTPase, whose protein sequence is MNISILSGKGGTGKTTISTNLSVLLSETHENVQYLDFDVEEPNGFIFLKPAIESEKKVFKQVPKIDTDLCNNCGECSNLCKFNAISITPNNSTVFEKLCHSCGLCYIACPMQAISEISREIGKIDSGKSEKNPNLSVCRGVLKIGEPSGVPVISELKKCLDEKSINILDAPPGSSCSVLNTVEDSDYSILVTEPTKFGLHDLKIAVEVLRYLKIPFGVLINKSDEFDFIIENCCKDEKIDILGKIPFSRNIANKYSKGDILVNLDAEFTENLQNIASELEKRSIL, encoded by the coding sequence ATGAACATTTCAATATTGAGTGGAAAAGGCGGAACTGGAAAAACCACCATATCTACAAATTTAAGCGTTCTTTTATCTGAAACTCACGAAAACGTTCAATATCTGGATTTTGATGTAGAAGAACCAAACGGGTTTATTTTTTTAAAACCTGCTATTGAATCTGAAAAAAAAGTGTTTAAACAAGTTCCAAAAATTGATACGGATTTGTGTAACAACTGCGGCGAATGCAGTAATTTATGTAAATTCAACGCCATATCTATAACACCAAATAACTCAACAGTTTTTGAAAAATTATGCCACTCTTGCGGACTATGCTACATTGCATGCCCCATGCAAGCAATTTCAGAAATTTCAAGAGAAATTGGAAAGATAGACTCTGGAAAATCAGAAAAAAATCCAAATTTAAGTGTTTGTAGGGGCGTTTTAAAAATTGGGGAGCCTTCCGGAGTTCCAGTCATTTCTGAATTAAAAAAATGTTTAGATGAAAAATCAATAAACATACTCGACGCGCCCCCTGGAAGTTCATGCAGTGTACTAAACACTGTTGAAGATAGCGACTACTCCATACTCGTTACAGAACCTACCAAATTTGGACTCCACGACTTAAAAATTGCAGTTGAAGTTTTAAGATACTTAAAAATACCATTTGGTGTTTTAATCAATAAATCTGATGAATTTGATTTTATTATCGAAAATTGCTGTAAAGATGAAAAAATCGATATTTTGGGGAAAATTCCATTTTCAAGAAATATTGCAAATAAATATTCAAAAGGAGACATTTTAGTCAATTTGGATGCGGAGTTTACCGAAAATTTGCAGAATATTGCCTCTGAACTTGAAAAGAGGTCGATATTATGA
- a CDS encoding ATP-binding protein, with protein sequence MKQIVIISGKGGTGKTTISSSFSELLDKKNIADCDVEAPNLHLMFENEIINTKEYIGSQTAIIDPEKCIKCEKCLQCRFGAITPELEVNPLKCEGCGLCKYVCPADAVKMVDNITGHIYSSKIKDGYLSYAKLNIGAEGAGKVVTEVRKNSLENQNFENLLIDGSPGIGCVVIASLAGCDYAVVVTEPTQSGLDDLSRVLELTKFFDIESYVIINKYDINEEKTSEIIDYCKNAGFSVLGKVPFDSTVNKSIQNGIPIVNYENSIAGNEIKKIWNDFYNKLK encoded by the coding sequence ATGAAACAGATTGTTATAATAAGTGGAAAAGGCGGAACTGGAAAGACCACCATATCTTCCTCATTTTCAGAATTACTTGACAAAAAAAACATTGCTGACTGCGATGTTGAGGCCCCGAATTTACATTTGATGTTTGAAAATGAAATAATCAATACAAAAGAATACATCGGATCCCAGACTGCAATCATTGATCCTGAAAAATGTATTAAATGTGAAAAATGCTTACAATGTAGGTTTGGAGCAATAACTCCAGAACTAGAAGTAAACCCCCTAAAATGCGAAGGTTGTGGTTTATGCAAATACGTCTGTCCTGCCGATGCTGTAAAAATGGTAGATAACATTACTGGCCATATTTATTCTTCCAAAATCAAAGACGGATATTTATCTTACGCGAAACTAAATATTGGGGCAGAAGGGGCTGGAAAAGTTGTAACTGAAGTTAGAAAAAATTCTCTTGAAAATCAGAATTTTGAAAACTTACTGATTGATGGATCTCCAGGAATAGGCTGTGTTGTAATTGCATCACTTGCAGGCTGTGATTATGCAGTAGTTGTAACTGAACCAACACAATCAGGATTAGATGATTTAAGCCGTGTTTTAGAACTTACCAAATTTTTTGATATCGAAAGCTATGTTATAATCAATAAATACGACATTAATGAAGAAAAAACTTCCGAAATAATCGATTACTGTAAAAATGCAGGTTTTTCTGTCTTGGGAAAAGTTCCATTTGATAGTACAGTAAACAAATCAATTCAAAACGGAATTCCAATTGTCAATTATGAAAATAGCATTGCAGGTAACGAAATTAAAAAAATATGGAATGATTTTTACAACAAACTCAAATAA
- a CDS encoding NifB/NifX family molybdenum-iron cluster-binding protein, whose protein sequence is MKVAIPILDEKTVSSHFGKTPFFMIFEINENNEIIGSKKVGNSPCHGAHEEGHGGQGPGSTVQTLLSEGVNAVVFVNMGQRSVNALASVVELYQTQLEDVEAVLKEFLNGNMAKLN, encoded by the coding sequence TTGAAAGTAGCAATCCCAATACTTGATGAAAAAACAGTTTCTTCACATTTTGGAAAAACTCCATTTTTTATGATTTTTGAAATAAACGAAAATAATGAAATAATTGGATCAAAAAAAGTAGGAAACTCCCCATGTCATGGAGCTCATGAAGAAGGTCACGGCGGACAGGGGCCTGGAAGCACAGTTCAAACATTGCTTTCTGAAGGAGTTAATGCAGTAGTTTTCGTAAATATGGGTCAAAGAAGTGTAAATGCTTTAGCAAGTGTTGTTGAATTATACCAGACCCAATTAGAAGATGTTGAAGCCGTATTGAAAGAATTTTTAAATGGAAATATGGCAAAATTAAACTAA
- a CDS encoding 30S ribosomal protein S27ae: MAAKKGVKTSTKKSDYYKVEGNTVERLKKACPKCGAGVFMAEHLNRFACGKCGYLEYKKNEKTETEE, from the coding sequence ATGGCAGCTAAAAAAGGTGTAAAAACATCAACAAAAAAATCAGATTACTACAAAGTTGAAGGAAACACTGTAGAAAGATTGAAAAAAGCATGCCCAAAATGTGGTGCAGGCGTATTCATGGCTGAACACTTAAACAGATTCGCATGTGGAAAATGTGGGTACTTAGAATACAAAAAGAATGAAAAAACAGAAACTGAAGAATAA
- a CDS encoding 30S ribosomal protein S24e → MDISIISDKNNPLLQRREVKFTVSFDAATPSIKDVKMKLVAVLNADKKVLVVDTLDQIFGKLEAEGYAKIYNDEKAMETIETKSVLEKNKIEEEAEAEVAEE, encoded by the coding sequence ATGGATATAAGCATTATCTCAGACAAAAACAACCCATTATTACAAAGAAGGGAAGTAAAATTCACAGTATCATTCGATGCAGCTACCCCTTCAATCAAAGACGTAAAAATGAAACTTGTTGCAGTTTTAAACGCAGACAAAAAAGTTCTCGTAGTTGATACACTAGACCAGATTTTTGGTAAATTGGAAGCAGAAGGTTACGCAAAAATCTACAACGATGAAAAAGCAATGGAAACAATCGAAACAAAATCCGTTTTAGAAAAAAACAAAATCGAAGAAGAAGCAGAAGCTGAAGTAGCGGAGGAATAA
- a CDS encoding GTP-dependent dephospho-CoA kinase family protein codes for MYLLNDKVAHELKKPFGKVYKELPSIEGKVVSIGDVTTKHLLSNGIIPNLSILDFKTKRNIPVNIPHKFKTIFEVENPQGCISDEAIERIKYLSTIHDRDMALIIKGEEDLLTIPVIKYFPEDTSVIYGQPDEGMVLLKITDELKQKIEKLLKDMEER; via the coding sequence ATGTATTTATTAAACGACAAAGTAGCTCACGAATTGAAAAAACCTTTCGGAAAAGTATATAAGGAACTTCCCAGTATAGAAGGAAAGGTCGTTTCTATAGGTGACGTTACTACAAAACACCTTTTATCGAATGGTATAATACCAAATTTATCAATTTTGGACTTTAAAACTAAAAGAAATATCCCTGTTAACATCCCTCATAAATTTAAAACAATTTTTGAGGTTGAAAATCCTCAAGGGTGCATTTCTGATGAAGCCATAGAAAGGATTAAATACCTTTCCACCATACATGATAGAGATATGGCTTTAATCATTAAGGGTGAAGAAGACTTACTTACAATACCTGTAATAAAGTACTTCCCCGAGGATACCTCAGTCATTTACGGACAGCCTGACGAAGGCATGGTGCTGTTAAAAATCACAGACGAACTGAAACAGAAAATTGAAAAACTTCTAAAAGATATGGAAGAAAGGTGA
- the spt4 gene encoding transcription elongation factor subunit Spt4: protein MNACLRCKYITREDTCPICGFDTSDNVRGLLIVLDPHNSEVAKKAGIDIKGKYALSVK from the coding sequence ATGAATGCATGTTTAAGATGCAAATACATCACAAGAGAAGATACCTGCCCAATTTGCGGATTTGATACTTCAGATAACGTTAGAGGTTTATTAATTGTACTCGATCCTCACAACTCAGAAGTTGCAAAAAAAGCAGGGATAGACATAAAAGGAAAATATGCATTGAGCGTTAAATAA
- a CDS encoding DNA-directed RNA polymerase yields MYKILKISDTVRIPPKMFGNPLSENVKRVLMEKYEGILDKDIGFILSIVDVDEVSDGSIIYGDGAAYHETEFNVLTYVPELQEVVDGEIVDVVEFGAFVRLGPLDGLIHISQIMDDFVSFDPKREAIIGKETGKVLEKGDKVRARIVAVSLREEKKRGSKIALTMRQNGLGRLEWLEEENETVSEEN; encoded by the coding sequence TTGTATAAAATTTTAAAAATTTCTGATACCGTGAGAATCCCCCCTAAAATGTTTGGAAACCCGTTAAGCGAAAACGTAAAAAGGGTTTTAATGGAAAAATACGAAGGAATTCTTGATAAGGACATCGGATTTATCCTTTCAATCGTTGATGTGGATGAAGTAAGTGACGGAAGCATCATTTATGGAGATGGTGCGGCATACCACGAAACAGAATTTAATGTGCTTACCTACGTTCCAGAACTTCAGGAAGTAGTTGACGGAGAAATCGTTGACGTTGTTGAGTTTGGTGCATTTGTAAGACTTGGCCCCCTCGATGGTTTGATTCACATTTCACAAATCATGGATGATTTCGTAAGCTTTGACCCAAAAAGAGAAGCAATCATTGGAAAAGAAACAGGCAAAGTTTTAGAAAAAGGCGACAAAGTAAGAGCTAGAATTGTTGCAGTCAGCTTAAGAGAAGAGAAGAAAAGAGGCAGCAAAATAGCTTTAACAATGAGACAGAACGGTCTTGGAAGACTCGAATGGCTCGAAGAGGAAAATGAAACAGTAAGTGAAGAAAATTAA